The Lonchura striata isolate bLonStr1 chromosome 29, bLonStr1.mat, whole genome shotgun sequence genome window below encodes:
- the LOC144247664 gene encoding class I histocompatibility antigen, F10 alpha chain-like isoform X1 gives MAPALRLGLLLGLLGLLADPGSTTKVLHSLHYLDVAVSEPSPGVPQYMEIGFVDGIPFTRYDSERGRAEPLTQWIKDGAEPGYWDRQTQIGVESQHVDARNLETLRERYNQSGGLHTRLRVYGCDLLSDGTVHGSYRSGYDGRDFISFDLGSGRFVAADSAAEITRRRWEQEEEAERWTNYLKHVCPEWLRKYVGYGQKELERKEPPDVHVSGKEEHGTLILSCHAYGFYPNTIAVSWMKKNTTLDQETEWGGIVPNSDGTFHTWARIEALPEEREQYRCRVEHPGMLEPGIFAWEPKSGSNFTMAVAVSIIAAILVVLIAVGVWKLQSGKRDRCGYNVAAGITT, from the exons ATGGCTCCAGCGCTgcggctggggctgctcttggggctcctggggctcctggcgGACCCGGGGAGCACGACGAAAG TTCTCCACTCCCTGCATTACCTGGATGTGGCGGTGTCAGAgcccagcccgggggtcccccaGTACATGGAAATTGGGTTTGTGGATGGGATCCCCTTCACGCGCTACGACAGCGAGCGGGGCAGGGCGGAGCCGCTGACGCAGTGGATAAAGGATGGAGCCGAGCCGGGATATTGGGATAGGCAGACCCAGATTGGTGTGGAGAGCCAGCACGTGGATGCCAGGAACCTGGAGACACTGCGGGAGCGGTACAACCAGAGCGGGG GTCTCCACACACGGCTGCGTGTTTATGGCTGTGACCTCCTGTCTGACGGGACTGTCCATGGATCCTACCGCAGTGGCTACGACGGGCGGGATTTCATCTCCTTTGACCTGGGATCCGGGAGATTCGTGGCGGCCGACAGCGCTGCCGAGATCACCAGGAGAcgctgggagcaggaggaggaggctgagaggTGGACGAATTACCTGAAACACGTCTGCCCGGAATGGCTCCGGAAATACGTTGGATACgggcagaaggagctggagcgCAAAG AGCCCCCTGATGTCCACGTGTCTGGAAAAGAGGAACATGGGACGCTGATCCTGTCCTGCCACGCGTACGGATTCTACCCCAACACCATTGCAGTCAGCTGGATGAAGAAGAATACAACCTTGGATCAGGAGACGGAGTGGGGCGGGATCGTTCCCAACAGCGATGGCACCTTCCACACCTGGGCCAGGATCGAGGCGCTGCCGGAGGAGCGGGAGCAGTACCGGTGCAGGGTGGAACATCCCGGAATGCTGGAGCCCGGGATCTTCGCTTGGG AGCCGAAGTCTGGCAGCAATTTCACCATGGCGGTCGCTGTGTCCATCATCGCTGCCATCCTTGTTGTCCTCATTGCAGTCGGTGTCTGGAAGCTCCAATCCG GGAAGAGGGACAGGTGTGGATACAACGTGGCAGCCG GAATCACCACCTGA
- the LOC144247664 gene encoding class I histocompatibility antigen, F10 alpha chain-like isoform X2, producing the protein MAPALGLFLGLLGLLGDPSAATKVLHSLHYLDVAVSEPSPGVPQYMEIGFVDGIPFTRYDSERGRAEPLTQWIKDGAEPGYWDRQTQIGVESQHVDARNLETLRERYNQSGGLHTRLRVYGCDLLSDGTVHGSYRSGYDGRDFISFDLGSGRFVAADSAAEITRRRWEQEEEAERWTNYLKHVCPEWLRKYVGYGQKELERKEPPDVHVSGKEEHGTLILSCHAYGFYPNTIAVSWMKKNTTLDQETEWGGIVPNSDGTFHTWARIEALPEEREQYRCRVEHPGMLEPGIFAWEPKSGSNFTMAVAVSIIAAILVVLIAVGVWKLQSGKRDRCGYNVAAGITT; encoded by the exons ATGGCTCCGGCGCTGGggctgttcttggggctcctggggctcctgggcgACCCGAGCGCCGCGACGAAAG TTCTCCACTCCCTGCATTACCTGGATGTGGCGGTGTCAGAgcccagcccgggggtcccccaGTACATGGAAATTGGGTTTGTGGATGGGATCCCCTTCACGCGCTACGACAGCGAGCGGGGCAGGGCGGAGCCGCTGACGCAGTGGATAAAGGATGGAGCCGAGCCGGGATATTGGGATAGGCAGACCCAGATTGGTGTGGAGAGCCAGCACGTGGATGCCAGGAACCTGGAGACACTGCGGGAGCGGTACAACCAGAGCGGGG GTCTCCACACACGGCTGCGTGTTTATGGCTGTGACCTCCTGTCTGACGGGACTGTCCATGGATCCTACCGCAGTGGCTACGACGGGCGGGATTTCATCTCCTTTGACCTGGGATCCGGGAGATTCGTGGCGGCCGACAGCGCTGCCGAGATCACCAGGAGAcgctgggagcaggaggaggaggctgagaggTGGACGAATTACCTGAAACACGTCTGCCCGGAATGGCTCCGGAAATACGTTGGATACgggcagaaggagctggagcgCAAAG AGCCCCCTGATGTCCACGTGTCTGGAAAAGAGGAACATGGGACGCTGATCCTGTCCTGCCACGCGTACGGATTCTACCCCAACACCATTGCAGTCAGCTGGATGAAGAAGAATACAACCTTGGATCAGGAGACGGAGTGGGGCGGGATCGTTCCCAACAGCGATGGCACCTTCCACACCTGGGCCAGGATCGAGGCGCTGCCGGAGGAGCGGGAGCAGTACCGGTGCAGGGTGGAACATCCCGGAATGCTGGAGCCCGGGATCTTCGCTTGGG AGCCGAAGTCTGGCAGCAATTTCACCATGGCGGTCGCTGTGTCCATCATCGCTGCCATCCTTGTTGTCCTCATTGCAGTCGGTGTCTGGAAGCTCCAATCCG GGAAGAGGGACAGGTGTGGATACAACGTGGCAGCCG GAATCACCACCTGA